The Lynx canadensis isolate LIC74 chromosome D2, mLynCan4.pri.v2, whole genome shotgun sequence DNA segment AGCAGTCGTTGAGCGACAGGTTGTGGCGGATGGAGTTCTGCCAGCCTGCCTTGCTGCGCTTGTAGAAGGGGAAGTTGCCGGCCACGTACTGGTAGATCTGGCTGAGCGTCAGCTTCCGCAGCGGCGCGCTCTGGATGGCCATGGCGATGAGCGCCGAGTACGAGTAGGGCGGCCGCACCAGCCTCAGCAGCTCCTGCTGGCCCGAGAGGCTCAGCCACGCGAGGTCTGCGCCCGCCAGGCCGCCCGGGGCGCCGAGGAGCGGGCCGGGGGCCGCGTAGGGGGGCGCGGGCCGGGGGCCGGCGGTGTAGGGCGCGGGGCTGAGAGCCGGCGCGTTCAGCCACGGGCACTGGGCCCCGGCTCCCGCGCCCACATCGGCGCGCGCGTAGGCCACGGGGTGCGCGGTGGCCCCGGCCTGGCTGTGCGGGACGGGACACGCACCCGAGCCGTCGCGGTACGAGGCCATGTCCGGCCGTTCCCGGGCCTGGCCGGGAAGCTCGGCGCCGAAGCTCATGGGCGCCCCATCCAGCTTGGCCGCCCGCCGCTCCCCGGTGCGGCCCGCGGGGCCCCGCCCTCCGCCCTTTAAATGCCGTCGAGGAGGGGGGGCCCAGTCCCGGGTGAGTGTGCGTGGCgagccccctcccttcccccgccAGACAGCGTCGGAAGAGTGGCACCCCCGGGCGGTCCCCGCCCCGGGGTCAGCTTTCAGCCCCTCCCTGGTCCTGACGCGACTTAGTGCCCCCGACTTAGTAGTACCCGAGCCCCGGACCAGAGTCCCCAGGGATCTCACCTATCCCCGCCTCATCTGGCCTCTAGGTCCCCTCAGTCCCGGTTGCCCTGGCCCCTTGCCAGCCCCCACGACTCTCGCAGGCTCCCCGTCGAATGCGCGGCATCCTTGCTCGACCACGGGGCACCCTGCCCCTGCAGAATCTCCTCATCCAGGCCCCTGTGTCGTTGGGGCCACAGGGAGCAGAGGGCCGCTGTGCTGGGCCAGGAGTCTTGATGGAGCCCACGGATGTCTAGGGGCTGGGACCACGAGGAAAGTCACCGCGGTGAAAGACGCGAGGGCCCAAGGCCAGGGTTGGCTGGGCCAGGACAGTGGCACTGGAGTCCTACGGAGTCCCCGCGCGAAAAACGCGCGGAGGCGAACCAGACCGGGGTAAGAGTTGAAACACTGGAAGATCCGGACGCCCCAGCTGCCTaggaagtcccccccccccccgcgccccccccccccccgcttgttcCCGCAAGTGGCCTCGGGCACAGACAGGGTGAGTGGTTAGCAAAACCCTCCACTGGCTTTCTTGGGACTCGGAAAAGACGGGGACGTCTGTGTGCGCCCAACATCACAAACCCGTGCTGCAGTTCCCTCCGCACCCCTAAACTCGCCAGTCTCCCCGGCTGAGTCTGCCCCAACTCCGGCTCCTCCCGGCTCCCGGTGCTGCCTGGCTCCCGGCCTCCCAGTTCCCCACCAGCTCTCCGGGCTCCCCGGGGCGCCAGGCCCCATAGGGCGGGGTGTTTGGGAAAGAGCGGAGGCCTCCGGGACTCGAGTTCCACTCCTCGCCGGCGCTTGGAGAAGCGAACGATCCCGTCCGGTGAGCAAGGTTCGGGCAGAGTGGGTGGGCCCCGTCGCCAGGAAATTCGGCACCCGCGATGTTAGAGCCCATCGTTGAGAGGAGTTCCATCCGGGGTCTGTGGATCATCAAAGCAGATACACTGAAATTCATTTAACAGACCAAAGTTTCAATCCCACCGcctgtctcctttcctttttcttggtggtggggagggggaggagggggggaagggccGGGGACTGGGGCTGAGGATGGATGGAGGAAAAGATCTGGACTTTGGAATTAAGGGTCCCAGTTTGAGTCAGCCATTTACGGTCGGTGAGGCCTTAGGCCTCAGGTTGTAATTGcaaattttatgtaaaacaaCCAATTCACTTAAGGTTTTAAcaaagggcagaagagagagtCCCTCTATTGCCACAGAGGCCTCTCCACTTAAAAGTAACTGCCCTTTAAGTGATGGGTGACCTAAAGGCGGTTCAAGGGGTTGTTAAGGCTTCTAGAAGGTAGAAGCCGGGACTCTGGTCTCTCAACCAGTGACAGGGAAGAAGCTGGAGCTGGTTCACTGAGGTGGGCTCCTTAGCCAGTATGTACCCGCCTGCCCTTCTCCGCCTTCCCCAAAGATTTCTAATTGTTGTTAAAGGGGGTTGTGGGGGTCCACGGCCCCCTCATAGCTGCAGGGACAGCTGAGGGGGGATGGGAGTAACTGAGGATGGCAAACACCACCTGCTTTTCTTGCTTCCATCGAAAACAGcagccagaggggcgcctgggtggttaggTCCGTGGAGCGAgccagcgtccgacttcggctcaggtccgtgggttcgagccccgcgtcgggctctgtgctgacaactcagagcctggagcctgctttgaattctgtgcctccctctctctgcccctcccctcaggctctgtctctctctctttctctctcactgtgtgaaaaataaataaactaaaaacaaaaaacagcagccAGAACCATCTGCCTCTAAGCTTAGCGTTTTTCAGTACGTCCTCCCAATTTTAAACCTGGACTGCTCTCCGTAGACGCGGCAAGCTGcagcttaaagaaaaaagaagtctttcCATCAGCGAATATCTTCTAAAGTGCGACTCAGATGTGTTCCTCATGGAGCAAACTGGGTCTCAGCGTGCACAcacccttcctgccctccttAACAACACTTAGTTGGCTGAGAGTCTAAGCAGGTTTCCACACCTGACATTTTGCAATGGCTACCGGTTAGGAGACAGCTTTCCAGAAACCGTGTGTCATGAGGCTGGGGCATCACAGAGGCCACACAGCTCGGTCTTGACCCAAACTATGGGGGTAATGGAGAAAGAGCGTCCGGATCAGAACCGCAACCGTGTGGGGGTACAGCCTGCATCCATGGGACCTATGGTCGGTCCTTCCCTTTAGATGTTTAGCTTCTGTAGAAGAGTCTGGAAGCTTCTACtcagaggggggagggagggagggaagggggaaagggagggattGGATTGGCCAAGGCTCTGAATGTAGAAGACATTTATCTTGGTGGAGGCTTGTGATTTGGGAGGCAGCATTAATTTTATCGCAGTTAACTGCATTACTGTGATAATAAAATCGGAGATACTGAATTTTAAAGAACATCGTGGCTCATCTCttacaatgaaaaggaataaaaaaaaaagatgatagcTCTTTCCAAATCCCCTTTAATTTTAATAGGCTCTGTTTCTGTTAATATTGTAATTCTTTAACGCTTGTGAGTTTCAGGACTTCTAAGGAGATCAGATGAACCTTCATGTAATTTCTCTCAATTTCGCTTTAGAAAAATCATTGCAATGTGTACAGGAATGCCCCCATTTTAATCACTGTTCTTTGCTTTCTGAGCCCAATGTTACATTCCATCTCTATTGACTGTAATAGTTTCCGCATCTTTCGACAgattggcctcataaaatgagtatCAGTAGATAGAATACAGtcatttgggggaagaaatgtTTTAACACTTGAGCCAGACTTGGATGGAAATCTGATGAGAATttttccaagaggaaaaaaaatgaacaaaccaaaaccCTCATGGGAAttgaaataagaaggaaaagtcTTCATTTTCCGAGTACCCAGCTCCCCCTGAGCCCTTGGCCCTGCCCGGGATTCCTGACTGGCAGACCTAGACCCCTTCCTCAACCCCCTGgtgccttttcccttttattctcaaAAGTGACCTCACTGCCTACTTCCAGGATCCATCTCCCCAACATTCCTCCACAAAACTTCCGAGCCCCCCTGCAGCTAAACACACCCGTCTCCCTTCCTTCTGGCCGCAGTGGGAAAGGTGTCCCTCTTTGTCACAGCGATCTCTCTCCTAGCCGGACTGGGGCCAGGTGGGGCACGAGGACCACCCGAAGTGGACCATTTAGGGAGGTGCCCCTGGCAGGACCCCGAGCGAGAGGTGCTGTGCTCCCCAGTTCTTGGGCTCACTCTTTTCCCCGAGCCCTCCCTCTGTGgtcgctcccctcccctcctccaccagcgCATCGCAGACCTTAGTCCTCTCCGCGCTGACAAGCGTCTTCTGTCTTCTCCAGATGCTGTTCCCTCTCTTGGCTTCTCCCTTACCCCTGCTGACTCAGCCCAGGCCCAGTTTCCAGCGGCCTCTGCCTCCCTGAATCAGGTGATTACTTTTACTCCTCCTTGCTTGACCCTCAGCAGCTCTTGAGGTTTTCCAGAGCCGACCCCCCTTTCTCCACCTGCTTTCGACTCTGTTCTCTGGGTTGCCTCTCCCATTTCCCAGCTTTCTCTCAGGCCCTGGGTTAGCCTGCCCTCCTCTTAGAGCTCTGTTTTAGGACCACTCGTCTCCTCACTCTGGGGGTTTAAGTACCAGCCAGTAATGTATGGTTTCTCAgactcagcactactgacaatgGCCTGGATGATTCTTTGCTGGCCTGTGCACCGTAGAATGGTTAGCGGCGCCCCTGATGTCTTGCTCCTGGATGGTGGCAGTCTCCCCTCTTTTGGGACAACCAGATATGTCTTATAACATTGCCAACTGTCCCCTGTGGGGCCAAatcacccccagttgagaactCCTGAATTCACTAAAGATTCTGCCATTTTGGTCAGCCATTTGGATGTCCTCTTCTCCAACTCAACGTGTCCCAAACTGAATTGATCCCTTTTCACACGTGAGCATTGGAAGCAGCCTCTAGCAGCTGAGAGGGGCCGCAGGCTGAAGCCATCCAGGAAGCAGGGACTTTAGTCCTATAACCACATGGAACTGAGTTCTGTCTGTGACGGGAATGACCTGGGAAGAGGTCCGAGGCTCCGGACACAGTAGCCAACGCCTTGAGTTAAGCCTCAGCAGAACACCAGCCTACACCTGACCTATTGTTTAAGCTGCTAAGTTATGGCAATTTGTCACACGCAAGAGAAAACTTGAGACAGAAGCAAAGACAGACAAGACCCTGTCATTCTAATTCAGTGACTCCCCTTTGCAGTGAGAAGGAGGACCCCCACTTCTCACATGGCCTGGGCCTCCCCAGGGCAAGGCCATGCACCTGTGCCCTTACTTCTCACCATCCCTTGTATGGGACTCCGAGAAAGGCACATCCACTTTTGTTCAAGGCTGGTTTGTAGGGCACCACTTGGTTGGAGGTGtctacttaactttttaaaacatttgaaattggAGAGAACTCCAGAGACTTTGGGGTCTTTGAATGGATCATTTACGGCAACCACAAAAAGCTGTCCTTGACTTTTGTCGTCCTTGTCTTCCAAAGAATGCCCCAAGTTCTGGAATTATGTATGGATTTCCAGTTCCTCACACTAGAAGGGGTCAGGCCAGGGGCCACTGTGGCCAGGAGCCCTGGCGGGGAGTCAACCCAACCTTGGCCTCCAGCTACAGACCTTAGGTCAGTGATTCTACTTCTgagttccttttttccccagctGTGATGTGCTTTGACTTATTAGGTTTCCCAATTAATACATAACCTGTGTCATCACCGCCCTGTGGTGGTTCATACCTGAAATTATTAGCTGAAAAGATTAAAGCAACATTAGGGCTGTGCAGATTGCCCAAACTTTTTTTCAGGCAAATTATGTAGAAGGTGAGAACTTCAGCTACAGATAGACCGGGATCGGAGTGTTGGCTGTAGTCCCAAGAACCTGAACAGGTAGACTGCTAGCCAcacccaaccccccccacccccccgccgccgcaagcctcagtttcttcatctgcagagGGGAGTCAATAGTACCCATATCATGAGTCCCTGTGGAGACTACACGACATCATGTGTGTAAAACATGTAAGCATTAAGTAGTGATCGGTTGCTTTATACTATCTGTTGGTATTCTCTCGCTCTCAATTAATCGATCATCCGCTGTTCTAGGGAATGAATGTTGAGGCTAGCATTTGTCTCTCTCCAAAAGTCAAATACATTCAGCTATGTTCTCTATATTCTTGATAGGTAACTGAAGAAAGGTCTTATAGtcatgatatttttttctccagatatACCCTAGTTTCCAATTATTAAGGAAAGACCTGGCTAtactgaaatataataaataagttaCATCTGATGGATTTTAAAACTCTAACATGTTATATACTTGAACTTTTGTTCCAGACAAGAATGCTGAATTAAAGTTTGTAAATTACTGCTGTCTTTGCTTCACCTCTGTGTACGTGGGTATTTTGTTGTTGAAGCCTTTAGATGTAGATGATAAACCTTTTGATTCTGTACTCTTAAACATGTCAGCATccgtcttaaaaagaaaacagtcccCAACACACCATATCATAATCACAGCTAATAAATCGGCAGTAACCCCATAATATTATCTAATAAACACTTCATATTGAAATTTCCCCATTGTTCCCTA contains these protein-coding regions:
- the FOXI2 gene encoding forkhead box protein I2 gives rise to the protein MGSNIAGAEFPGDGAHPLCPNLAHRTGSFASPSAGEEWNSSPGGLRSFPNTPPYGAWRPGEPGELGGGRGPAGRTGERRAAKLDGAPMSFGAELPGQARERPDMASYRDGSGACPVPHSQAGATAHPVAYARADVGAGAGAQCPWLNAPALSPAPYTAGPRPAPPYAAPGPLLGAPGGLAGADLAWLSLSGQQELLRLVRPPYSYSALIAMAIQSAPLRKLTLSQIYQYVAGNFPFYKRSKAGWQNSIRHNLSLNDCFKKVPREEDDPGKGNYWTLDPNCEKMFDNGNFRRKRKRRGEVSAASASGAGSPGGATAPELEPLGAASPDLQAPPSPPAPEAATCLSGFASAMGALAGGLGTFPAGLAGDFSVGRPTTVAAHGPRAPGPAPGFGAGRQTAAPAFRVDPFVYRREGTEV